A genomic region of Sideroxydans sp. CL21 contains the following coding sequences:
- a CDS encoding TorF family putative porin, protein MFKSKLLNILILTALSAPGLALADTAPASPFSANVALTTNYLYRGISQSGAKPAIQGGFDYANANGLYIGTWGSSISWLGDEYTTGANPAGARDAGLELDTYGGYKGTAGVVSYDVGFLRYNYPGNYAPGATKADTNEVYGAVTYSIVTAKLSYSLGDLFGVSNAQGSTYLDLSANYPIGDSGYTLGAHWGKQAYKGSTADQLKANGADPSYADYKLSVSKDMGSGYGVSLAYSKTNAATGAGTFYTVAGNELGKGIAVLALSRTF, encoded by the coding sequence ATGTTTAAAAGCAAATTATTGAATATTTTGATACTCACCGCACTGAGCGCACCTGGGTTGGCATTGGCTGACACAGCTCCCGCTTCACCGTTCTCTGCTAACGTGGCGTTGACGACCAATTACCTGTATCGCGGCATTTCGCAATCCGGCGCCAAACCAGCCATTCAGGGTGGTTTTGACTATGCAAACGCCAATGGCCTGTATATCGGTACATGGGGTTCAAGCATCAGCTGGTTGGGGGATGAATATACTACCGGTGCAAATCCGGCAGGCGCGCGAGATGCTGGACTGGAACTCGACACCTATGGGGGCTACAAGGGAACAGCAGGTGTAGTTTCTTATGATGTTGGCTTTCTACGCTATAACTATCCCGGCAATTACGCTCCAGGTGCAACCAAGGCTGATACCAACGAAGTCTATGGAGCGGTGACCTACTCCATTGTGACGGCCAAGTTGTCGTATAGCCTGGGTGACCTGTTTGGCGTTTCTAACGCCCAAGGTTCTACTTACCTCGATTTGAGCGCGAACTATCCGATCGGTGACAGCGGCTATACCCTGGGTGCACATTGGGGCAAGCAAGCCTACAAAGGCAGCACTGCTGATCAACTCAAAGCCAATGGCGCTGATCCATCCTACGCTGACTACAAGTTAAGCGTCAGCAAAGACATGGGATCTGGTTACGGTGTGAGCTTGGCTTACAGCAAAACAAACGCTGCAACAGGCGCAGGTACATTCTATACCGTCGCAGGTAACGAACTGGGAAAGGGCATTGCCGTATTGGCTCTGAGCCGTACGTTCTGA
- the kdpC gene encoding potassium-transporting ATPase subunit KdpC, whose amino-acid sequence MLKEIRPAVVSFLLLTLLTGIAYPLLVTGISQVAMPAKANGSMIMKDGKPVGSSLIGQSFSDPKYFWSRPSAIGPMPNNPTASGGSNLGPTNPALMDAIKGRVQALRDADPGNTQPIPVDLVTTSASGLDPHISPAAAEYQLARVARVRNLNPETLRKLVADHTEGRQFGILGEPRVNVLELNLALDAAR is encoded by the coding sequence ATGTTGAAAGAAATTCGTCCCGCTGTAGTCAGTTTCCTGTTGCTGACCCTGCTTACCGGCATCGCATACCCGTTGCTGGTGACAGGAATCTCGCAGGTGGCCATGCCCGCCAAGGCCAACGGCAGCATGATCATGAAAGACGGCAAGCCGGTTGGCTCCAGCCTCATCGGCCAGTCCTTCTCGGATCCGAAGTATTTCTGGAGCCGTCCTTCGGCGATCGGCCCGATGCCCAACAATCCAACTGCTTCTGGCGGCTCGAATCTGGGACCAACCAACCCGGCCTTGATGGATGCGATCAAAGGCAGAGTGCAAGCCCTGCGCGATGCCGATCCGGGTAATACGCAGCCTATCCCTGTCGACTTGGTGACTACATCCGCCAGCGGGCTTGATCCGCACATCAGCCCTGCGGCAGCGGAATACCAGCTTGCGCGAGTGGCACGGGTGCGCAACCTCAACCCGGAAACCTTGCGCAAGCTGGTAGCAGATCACACTGAAGGCCGTCAGTTCGGCATTCTGGGCGAGCCGCGGGTGAATGTGCTGGAACTCAATCTGGCGCTGGACGCAGCGCGCTAA
- the kdpB gene encoding potassium-transporting ATPase subunit KdpB, which produces MTTKTVPFSLFERDIVKQAVVDSFKKLSPHQQMKNPVMFVVWVGSLLTTALFFQALGGHGEAPAGFILAITLWLWFTVLFANFAEAVAEGRSRAQANAMRSAKRDIVAKKLVRPNYGEKFAEVPGSSLRKDDVVLVETGDFIPGDGEVIEGVASVDESAITGESAPVIRASGGDFNAVTGGTRVLSDWLVVRITTNPGETFLDRMIAMVESAKRQKTPNEIALTILLVAMTLIFLFVIVTLLPFSIYSVEVAGAGQPISITVLVALLVCLIPTTIGGLLSAIGVAGMGRMLQKNVIATSGRAVEAAGDVDVLLLDKTGTITLGNRQASSFLHASGVTEAELADVAQLASLADETPEGRSIVVLAKEKFGLRERNIHEMGATFVPFSAHTRMSGVNLESRQIRKGATDAIRDHVVGLGGIFPADVNTIVETVARRGSTPLVVADGIKVLGVIELKDVVKGGIKERFAELRRMGIKTIMITGDNRLTAAAIAAEAGVDDFLAEATPEAKLKLIREHQAQGRLVAMTGDGTNDAPALAQADVAVAMNTGTQAAKEAGNMVDLDSNPTKLIEIVETGKQMLMTRGSLTTFSIANDVAKYFAIIPAAFVTTYPALGALNVMHLATPSSAILSAVIFNALIIIALVPLALKGVKYRAIGANVLLRNNLLIYGLGGVIVPFVGIKLIDLLLVALHLV; this is translated from the coding sequence ATGACAACCAAGACTGTTCCGTTTTCCCTGTTTGAGCGCGATATCGTCAAACAGGCCGTGGTGGACTCGTTCAAAAAACTGAGTCCACACCAGCAAATGAAGAACCCCGTGATGTTCGTGGTGTGGGTGGGCAGCTTACTGACCACTGCACTGTTCTTTCAGGCTCTGGGCGGACACGGCGAAGCACCTGCCGGTTTCATTCTGGCCATCACACTATGGCTGTGGTTCACCGTGCTGTTCGCCAATTTCGCTGAAGCTGTGGCGGAAGGCCGCAGCCGCGCCCAGGCCAACGCCATGCGCAGTGCCAAGCGCGACATCGTGGCAAAGAAACTTGTTCGTCCGAACTATGGCGAAAAGTTTGCTGAGGTTCCGGGCTCCAGCTTACGCAAAGATGATGTCGTGCTGGTAGAAACAGGTGATTTCATTCCCGGCGACGGCGAGGTAATCGAGGGCGTTGCCTCGGTGGATGAAAGCGCCATCACCGGTGAAAGCGCACCGGTGATACGCGCTTCCGGCGGCGACTTCAACGCGGTGACCGGCGGTACGCGCGTGCTGTCCGACTGGCTGGTGGTGCGCATCACCACCAATCCGGGCGAGACATTCCTGGATCGTATGATCGCGATGGTGGAAAGCGCAAAGCGCCAAAAGACGCCGAACGAGATCGCGCTCACCATATTACTGGTGGCGATGACGCTGATTTTCCTGTTTGTCATTGTCACCCTGTTGCCGTTCTCCATCTACAGCGTCGAAGTGGCTGGTGCCGGGCAACCGATCAGCATTACTGTGCTGGTGGCGCTGCTGGTATGCCTGATCCCGACAACGATCGGCGGCCTGCTTTCCGCCATCGGTGTAGCCGGTATGGGGCGCATGTTGCAAAAGAACGTGATTGCAACGAGCGGTCGTGCAGTGGAAGCGGCAGGCGATGTGGATGTGTTGCTGCTGGACAAAACCGGCACTATCACGTTGGGCAATCGCCAGGCCAGCAGTTTCCTGCATGCCAGTGGTGTGACCGAGGCCGAACTGGCCGATGTGGCTCAACTCGCCTCGCTGGCCGACGAAACGCCGGAAGGCCGCAGCATTGTTGTGCTGGCCAAGGAGAAATTCGGCCTGCGCGAACGAAACATCCATGAGATGGGTGCGACCTTCGTGCCCTTCAGCGCACATACGCGCATGAGCGGGGTTAATCTGGAAAGTCGCCAGATTCGCAAGGGTGCGACCGATGCTATACGCGACCATGTCGTCGGTCTTGGCGGTATTTTTCCTGCCGATGTCAATACCATTGTGGAGACTGTCGCGCGCCGCGGCAGCACGCCGCTGGTGGTGGCGGACGGAATCAAAGTGCTGGGCGTGATCGAGCTCAAGGACGTCGTCAAGGGCGGCATCAAGGAACGTTTCGCCGAACTGCGTCGCATGGGCATCAAGACCATCATGATCACCGGCGACAACCGCCTCACCGCCGCCGCTATTGCCGCCGAAGCGGGCGTGGATGACTTCCTTGCTGAAGCCACGCCAGAAGCTAAACTGAAACTGATCCGCGAACATCAGGCGCAGGGCAGGCTGGTGGCGATGACCGGCGACGGCACCAACGACGCCCCTGCACTGGCGCAGGCCGATGTGGCGGTGGCTATGAACACCGGTACGCAGGCGGCGAAGGAAGCAGGCAACATGGTGGACCTGGATTCCAACCCAACCAAACTGATCGAGATCGTCGAGACCGGCAAGCAGATGCTGATGACCCGCGGTTCTCTGACTACGTTCAGTATTGCCAACGACGTGGCCAAGTACTTCGCCATCATTCCGGCAGCATTTGTGACCACTTATCCGGCACTCGGCGCGCTCAATGTGATGCATCTGGCGACGCCGTCCAGCGCCATCCTGTCCGCCGTGATATTCAACGCGCTGATCATCATCGCGCTGGTGCCGTTGGCGCTGAAAGGTGTGAAATACCGCGCCATCGGGGCGAATGTGCTGTTGCGTAACAACCTGCTGATCTACGGGCTGGGTGGCGTCATCGTCCCCTTCGTTGGCATCAAGCTGATCGACCTGTTGCTAGTCGCTCTGCATTTAGTTTGA
- the kdpA gene encoding potassium-transporting ATPase subunit KdpA yields MSTNGLLQIALFLGVLIALAKPLGWYMAQVYEGKLPAFVRWVAPAENLFYRLCGVDSKQEMRWTRYALAMLWFALLSMLAVYAMQRLQGMLPLNPQGFGAVSPDSSFNTAVSFLTNTNWQGYSGESTMSYLVQMAALAVQNFLSAAAGMAVLVALIRGFARHTTETIGNFWVDMTRSTIYILLPLSVVLALVLVSQGVVQNLSAYQTVPTVETITYDNPKMDAAGNPVKDAAGNPVTEKATTKEQVIALGPVASQEAIKQLGTNGGGFFNANSAHPYENPTPFSNFLAMIAMFLIPAALCYTFGSMVGDTRQGWAILVAMTILFVGFLAVAEYAELKGNPAFTALGVDQNASITQSGGNMEGKETRFGIVNSALFATITTGASCGAVNSMHDSFTPLGGLVPLAQIQLGEVIFGGVGSGLYAMLVYAVIAVFLAGLMIGRTPEYLGKKIEAFDIKMASLVILIPPMIILGGAALAVMLAAGKAGVANPGAHGFSEILYAFSSAVGNNGSAFAGLSANTPFYNTALGFEMFFGRIWLMIPVLALAGSLAAKKRIPASIGSMATHTQMFVWLLIGTVLLVGALNFVPALALGPVIEHLNMISVH; encoded by the coding sequence ATGAGTACCAATGGATTGCTGCAAATTGCCTTGTTCCTCGGTGTGCTTATCGCCCTGGCGAAGCCGCTCGGCTGGTACATGGCACAAGTTTACGAGGGAAAGCTGCCGGCGTTTGTGCGCTGGGTAGCTCCTGCCGAAAATCTTTTTTACCGCCTGTGCGGTGTGGACAGCAAGCAGGAAATGCGCTGGACCCGTTATGCGCTGGCGATGTTGTGGTTTGCGCTGCTCAGCATGCTGGCAGTGTATGCCATGCAGCGCCTGCAAGGTATGCTGCCGCTGAATCCCCAGGGTTTCGGCGCAGTGAGTCCCGATTCGTCTTTCAATACGGCAGTCAGTTTCCTGACCAACACCAACTGGCAAGGTTATAGCGGCGAATCCACCATGAGCTACCTCGTCCAGATGGCAGCCTTGGCGGTGCAGAACTTCCTTTCTGCCGCTGCCGGTATGGCCGTGCTGGTGGCATTGATACGCGGCTTTGCACGCCATACCACGGAAACCATCGGCAACTTTTGGGTGGATATGACGCGTAGCACGATCTATATACTGCTGCCGCTTTCCGTCGTGCTGGCGCTGGTGCTGGTCAGCCAGGGTGTGGTGCAGAACCTGTCTGCCTATCAAACTGTGCCCACAGTGGAAACAATCACCTACGACAATCCGAAAATGGATGCCGCCGGTAATCCGGTGAAAGACGCCGCAGGCAACCCGGTCACTGAAAAGGCAACCACTAAGGAGCAGGTCATTGCGCTGGGTCCGGTCGCATCGCAAGAGGCGATCAAGCAACTCGGCACCAACGGCGGCGGCTTCTTCAACGCCAACTCGGCTCACCCGTACGAGAATCCCACGCCATTCTCCAATTTCCTGGCGATGATTGCGATGTTCTTGATTCCTGCTGCCCTGTGCTACACCTTCGGCAGCATGGTGGGCGATACACGTCAGGGTTGGGCGATCCTCGTAGCCATGACAATTTTGTTCGTCGGTTTCCTTGCAGTGGCTGAATACGCCGAACTGAAGGGCAACCCTGCCTTTACTGCCTTGGGTGTGGATCAAAACGCTTCCATCACACAATCCGGTGGCAATATGGAAGGCAAAGAAACGCGCTTCGGCATCGTCAATTCAGCCTTGTTCGCCACGATTACCACAGGAGCTTCCTGTGGTGCAGTGAATTCCATGCATGACTCCTTCACGCCGCTGGGCGGGCTGGTTCCGCTGGCGCAGATCCAGTTGGGCGAAGTGATCTTCGGCGGTGTTGGTTCTGGCTTGTACGCGATGTTGGTATACGCCGTGATCGCTGTGTTTCTGGCCGGGCTGATGATCGGGCGCACCCCGGAATATCTGGGCAAGAAGATCGAGGCTTTCGACATCAAGATGGCTTCGCTGGTGATTTTGATTCCGCCCATGATTATTCTCGGCGGGGCCGCCTTGGCCGTCATGCTGGCCGCGGGTAAAGCCGGCGTCGCGAATCCCGGTGCACACGGCTTCAGCGAGATCCTGTATGCGTTCTCATCAGCTGTCGGCAACAACGGCAGTGCTTTCGCAGGTCTATCGGCCAATACGCCATTTTATAACACTGCGCTGGGCTTCGAGATGTTCTTCGGCCGCATCTGGCTGATGATTCCGGTGCTGGCGCTGGCCGGTTCGCTGGCGGCCAAAAAACGCATCCCCGCCAGCATAGGCAGTATGGCGACGCATACACAAATGTTCGTCTGGCTGCTGATCGGTACGGTACTACTGGTAGGTGCGCTGAACTTTGTACCAGCATTGGCGCTCGGCCCGGTGATCGAACACCTGAACATGATTAGTGTTCATTAA
- a CDS encoding potassium-transporting ATPase subunit F has translation MSFFYIVAAIAALLLMVYLVIALLKPELFS, from the coding sequence ATGAGCTTCTTCTATATCGTGGCTGCCATCGCGGCATTGTTGTTGATGGTTTATCTCGTCATTGCCTTACTTAAACCGGAGTTGTTCTCATGA
- a CDS encoding IS30 family transposase, translating into MKRRTRIYYTESQKALMWERWKKGDTLHQIAQLFDRHHPSIQRILAETGGIRPVQRKRSQLSLTLAEREEISRAVTAGQSARSIAASLGRAPSTISRELKRNGGQEDYRASQAEQAAWDRAHRPKPCKLVENRALAHIVADKLKWQWSPEQIAGWLKQTYPSDESYQVSHETIYRSLYIQARGALKKELLDHLRRTRVMRRSRHHTLKTGDHGRITDAVSISERPATAEDRAVPGHWEGDLLCGSDNSQIATLVERQTRYVMLVKLPSKDTETVINALIKHAHKLPQELYKSLTWDRGSELADHKRFTLATDIKVYFCDPQNPWQRGTNENTNGLLRQYFPKGTDLSAHSQAQLNAVARRLNERPRKTLKFETPAERFNQCVASTG; encoded by the coding sequence ATGAAGCGGAGAACTCGGATTTATTATACTGAAAGTCAAAAAGCATTGATGTGGGAACGCTGGAAGAAAGGCGACACGCTTCATCAAATTGCCCAGTTGTTCGATAGACATCATCCTTCAATACAACGTATTTTGGCAGAGACAGGAGGAATACGACCCGTACAACGGAAACGTTCTCAATTGTCACTGACTCTAGCTGAGCGTGAAGAGATATCTCGTGCGGTAACTGCAGGTCAATCAGCTCGCTCGATTGCAGCATCCCTCGGGCGGGCGCCATCGACCATCAGTCGCGAACTCAAGCGCAATGGAGGCCAAGAGGACTATCGTGCGAGTCAGGCTGAACAGGCGGCGTGGGATCGGGCGCATCGTCCCAAACCTTGTAAACTAGTCGAGAACCGAGCATTGGCACACATCGTAGCCGATAAGCTCAAATGGCAGTGGTCACCGGAACAGATTGCCGGATGGCTGAAGCAGACTTACCCAAGCGATGAAAGTTACCAAGTGTCACACGAGACCATCTATCGCAGTCTCTATATCCAGGCTAGAGGCGCATTGAAGAAGGAGCTTCTGGATCATTTGCGGCGTACGCGAGTCATGCGTCGTTCACGTCATCATACTTTGAAGACGGGCGATCACGGCAGGATCACAGATGCCGTATCGATTAGTGAACGTCCTGCCACGGCAGAAGACCGCGCAGTACCAGGTCACTGGGAAGGGGATCTGCTATGCGGCAGCGATAACAGTCAGATTGCAACCCTCGTTGAACGCCAGACACGATATGTAATGCTAGTTAAACTCCCCAGTAAGGATACCGAGACTGTCATCAATGCGCTGATTAAACATGCTCATAAGTTACCGCAGGAACTCTATAAATCGCTGACCTGGGATCGAGGCAGTGAGTTAGCCGATCACAAGCGATTCACGTTGGCAACCGACATCAAAGTCTATTTCTGTGATCCTCAGAATCCTTGGCAACGCGGAACGAATGAGAATACCAATGGATTACTGAGACAGTACTTCCCTAAAGGAACAGACTTGTCGGCACACTCTCAGGCGCAACTCAATGCGGTGGCTCGTAGACTAAATGAACGTCCACGAAAGACGTTAAAATTCGAAACACCGGCTGAACGGTTTAACCAATGTGTTGCATCGACCGGTTGA
- a CDS encoding beta-propeller fold lactonase family protein has product MNLGLWSLSARVILFVFVAMIAGCGGGAVTDGATSGSPSGGGTATYTIGGTVSGLTGTGLVLQDNGGDSLTLAANGIFTFATKITNGGTYNVTVWAQPIGQTCSVTGGSGTVSANVSSVAVNCAKNTIPRYAFVANTTSSSVSTYVVDITTGRLKFIGKVALGSSPTSVTVDPSSRYAYVADGSGVAQFTIGADGVLTPMIPASVATGSMPQNVTIDPSGRYAFVADFLGNYVSQFTIAANGTLTPMTPATVASGSYPRNVSVDPSGKYAYVVNSYSGTAGNSISQYIIGANGALMPMTPATVAAGGSPNSVTVDPSGRYAYAANSGSANISQYTIGANGALTPMAFATVASAANPYFVTVDPSGKYVYVANNAGNNVSQYTIGAGGALTPMATATVAAGIAPTCVTVDPSGKYAYATNNFTGAGGNSVSQYSIGAGGALTPLAPATLATPGPNSIVITSGVAPVQAVPKFAYVGAVQILQYNIGTNGELAAMTTPSVAGGGNPISISADPTGRYVYVPDATTNTVYQYTIGANGMLTPMSVPAVAAGTQPSSITIEPSGRYAYVTNRTSANISQYTIGASGALTPMATAAVAAGGTIPLSIIIDPTGQYAYVANYNNVAQFTIGTNGALTAMATPTVSAGTDPSFVAVDPSGQYAYVVNNFNGTGGNSVSQYTVGANGTLTPMATPTVATGNQPWSMAVDPSGKYAYVTNNASTNISQYTIGANGGLTPMATATVLTGGVGSWDIAIDPAGANVYVVNYYGKNISQYTMGVGGMLSPMTIPTVSVPSNPAAIVTVGAYQ; this is encoded by the coding sequence ATGAATCTGGGTCTTTGGTCGCTGTCTGCAAGAGTAATATTGTTTGTGTTCGTTGCGATGATCGCTGGCTGTGGCGGAGGCGCTGTCACAGATGGCGCAACCAGCGGAAGCCCTTCAGGGGGCGGCACTGCAACCTATACGATCGGCGGTACGGTCAGCGGTCTGACCGGAACCGGCCTTGTGTTGCAGGATAACGGTGGCGACAGCCTGACTCTTGCTGCCAATGGCATCTTCACCTTCGCCACCAAAATTACCAACGGCGGCACGTACAACGTCACCGTGTGGGCTCAACCCATTGGGCAGACCTGCTCCGTAACGGGGGGCAGCGGCACGGTGTCGGCCAACGTGAGCAGCGTAGCGGTGAATTGCGCCAAGAACACCATTCCGCGCTACGCCTTCGTCGCCAACACCACCAGCAGTAGTGTATCGACTTACGTGGTGGATATTACAACCGGACGACTCAAGTTCATCGGCAAGGTTGCGCTGGGTTCAAGCCCAACGTCTGTCACGGTTGACCCTTCGAGCAGGTACGCCTATGTGGCAGATGGTAGCGGCGTGGCGCAATTCACCATCGGCGCCGATGGCGTACTCACCCCCATGATTCCAGCAAGCGTTGCCACAGGGTCGATGCCGCAAAACGTCACCATCGATCCCTCCGGCAGGTACGCCTTTGTGGCAGATTTCCTGGGCAACTACGTCTCGCAATTCACCATAGCCGCCAATGGCACGCTCACGCCGATGACACCGGCCACCGTCGCGTCGGGCTCATACCCGAGAAACGTCAGCGTCGATCCTTCCGGCAAATATGCCTACGTGGTAAACAGCTATTCCGGCACGGCCGGCAATAGTATCTCCCAATACATCATAGGCGCGAACGGGGCGTTGATGCCGATGACCCCGGCAACGGTTGCGGCGGGCGGTTCCCCAAATTCCGTGACAGTCGACCCTTCCGGCCGGTATGCCTATGCGGCGAATTCCGGCAGCGCCAATATCTCACAATATACGATCGGCGCAAACGGCGCGCTCACGCCCATGGCCTTCGCTACAGTCGCATCCGCTGCTAATCCTTACTTTGTCACCGTTGATCCTTCTGGCAAGTACGTCTATGTCGCAAACAACGCCGGTAACAATGTATCCCAATACACCATCGGTGCGGGCGGCGCGTTGACGCCGATGGCTACGGCGACGGTTGCAGCAGGTATAGCCCCAACCTGCGTAACCGTCGACCCATCGGGCAAATATGCCTATGCGACGAACAATTTCACTGGCGCTGGCGGCAACAGCGTTTCCCAATACTCTATTGGCGCGGGTGGTGCGTTGACGCCTCTGGCGCCAGCCACGCTAGCCACGCCTGGCCCCAATTCCATCGTCATCACATCCGGAGTAGCGCCGGTGCAGGCGGTGCCGAAATTCGCTTATGTGGGCGCCGTGCAAATCCTGCAATACAACATAGGTACAAACGGGGAATTGGCTGCGATGACTACCCCATCCGTCGCGGGAGGCGGGAATCCAATATCAATTTCGGCTGATCCAACCGGTCGCTATGTCTACGTACCCGATGCTACAACCAATACTGTGTATCAGTACACCATCGGTGCGAACGGGATGCTAACGCCGATGTCCGTCCCTGCGGTCGCTGCAGGAACGCAACCCTCGTCCATCACGATCGAGCCGTCTGGTAGGTATGCCTATGTGACGAACCGGACCAGCGCAAACATTTCGCAGTACACCATCGGGGCAAGTGGTGCGCTGACACCGATGGCTACCGCCGCAGTTGCTGCAGGTGGAACAATTCCTCTTTCCATTATCATTGATCCAACAGGGCAGTACGCATATGTAGCCAACTACAACAATGTTGCGCAGTTCACTATAGGCACGAATGGCGCATTAACGGCAATGGCCACGCCCACAGTGTCCGCCGGGACAGACCCATCTTTCGTTGCCGTCGACCCTTCTGGGCAATATGCCTACGTGGTGAATAATTTTAATGGTACTGGCGGCAATTCAGTCTCGCAATATACCGTCGGTGCGAACGGTACATTGACACCGATGGCTACACCGACAGTTGCAACGGGCAATCAACCGTGGTCTATGGCTGTGGACCCTTCCGGTAAATACGCATATGTCACGAATAATGCCAGCACCAATATTTCACAATACACCATTGGCGCAAATGGTGGATTAACTCCAATGGCCACAGCCACAGTTTTGACGGGTGGGGTGGGGAGCTGGGATATTGCGATTGACCCCGCTGGAGCGAACGTCTACGTGGTTAACTATTACGGCAAAAACATCTCGCAATACACCATGGGTGTCGGCGGCATGTTATCGCCAATGACGATTCCCACAGTTTCGGTGCCGTCCAATCCTGCCGCCATTGTAACGGTAGGCGCTTATCAATAA
- a CDS encoding beta-propeller fold lactonase family protein — translation MILLRYCAVVLVTVFVTACGGGATSTGSASSNSTPSANNPSACSATSKFAYVSNSGSNNISVLNFNSATGALTTTTSGTFSPYTSAVNPVSVVIDPTCRFAYVPSNSSNNISAYAINSSTGALSQIAGSPFVTSTPNSIAIDPTGKYLYVANYNSHNVSAYTIDTSTGALTQITGSPFSVSSVPSTYPSYVAVDPNGRFLYVVIINYGISAYSINSTTGALSLVAGSPFANGSGSASAGGITINASGNIAYVADGNSATVNNVYAYSINAITGVLTQIVGSPVAAGSYATSVTIDPTGKFAYVPNALSNTVSVYTINSLTGVMSQIPGSPFATGTYPTSASIDPSGSYAYVSNANGNSISSYSINITTGALTPLPSSPFTATQLYAPWSVTF, via the coding sequence ATGATTTTGCTGAGATATTGCGCTGTTGTTCTGGTTACGGTTTTTGTGACGGCTTGTGGAGGGGGGGCGACTTCAACCGGGAGCGCATCTAGCAACAGCACTCCCTCTGCAAATAATCCATCCGCTTGCAGTGCAACATCAAAGTTCGCTTATGTTAGCAATTCCGGATCCAATAATATCTCGGTTCTTAACTTCAATTCCGCGACCGGTGCTTTGACTACAACAACAAGCGGTACATTTAGTCCGTATACATCAGCCGTAAATCCCGTGTCAGTTGTGATTGACCCAACGTGTAGATTCGCTTATGTCCCCAGTAATTCGAGCAACAACATCTCTGCTTACGCTATCAATTCGTCTACTGGCGCGCTATCTCAAATAGCTGGAAGTCCTTTTGTGACTTCGACCCCCAATTCGATTGCGATTGACCCGACGGGAAAGTATTTATATGTAGCAAACTATAATTCGCACAATGTTTCAGCTTATACCATTGATACATCGACGGGCGCACTAACCCAGATAACCGGGAGTCCATTTAGCGTTTCCTCAGTACCGTCCACATATCCTTCATATGTCGCGGTTGATCCAAATGGAAGATTTCTCTATGTCGTGATTATCAACTACGGCATCTCGGCATATTCCATTAACTCAACGACTGGTGCATTGTCTCTTGTAGCAGGGAGTCCATTTGCAAATGGTTCTGGATCGGCAAGTGCTGGAGGAATAACGATTAACGCGTCTGGAAATATTGCGTACGTTGCGGACGGAAACAGCGCGACAGTAAATAACGTCTACGCGTATAGCATTAATGCCATCACAGGTGTATTGACGCAGATAGTTGGTAGTCCCGTTGCCGCAGGTAGTTACGCGACGTCCGTCACAATCGACCCGACTGGCAAGTTCGCTTATGTTCCAAATGCGCTGTCTAATACAGTTTCCGTCTATACAATAAACTCTCTAACAGGAGTGATGTCCCAAATACCCGGCAGTCCTTTTGCTACTGGTACGTATCCTACTTCAGCAAGTATTGATCCCAGTGGCAGTTACGCTTATGTCTCCAATGCGAACGGTAACAGCATCTCGAGTTACAGCATCAATATAACTACTGGTGCGCTTACACCCCTACCAAGCAGTCCGTTTACCGCAACTCAGTTATACGCACCTTGGTCGGTTACATTTTAA